In Candidatus Promineifilum breve, one genomic interval encodes:
- the dnaG gene encoding DNA primase codes for MTDLQEIKNRLDLVDVVQDYGVQLRKSGRNYAGFCPFHPNTRTPAFYIFPESQTWRCFGACADGGDVFSFVMKKNGWDFKETLADLAKRAGVELADARPKDAAREAAEDRQAALLDTAALYYHQLLLHAPQAEAARRYVADRALTDETVAAYRLGFALDSWDAAKTHFTAQGYSEAELLAAGLLTEHEERHTRYDRFRGRLMIPIRDLDGRVVGFGARTLDPDGVPKYLNSPQTALFDKGHLIFGLDMAKRHIRDKHEVVLVEGYLDVMTAWQHGFRNVVAQMGTSLTEAQLRLLQKQSKRFVLALDPDAAGAKATLRSLQLARETLDRDLDVRFNARGLVQLEGRLKADIRIVTLPEGQDPDKLIRTDPAAWPRLLAEARPVVDYVIGVVAAELAPGDAKGKSAAAAQVLPLINDIADPVERDHYLNKLGKTLGIEVAALRQAAERQRKDRPPGRGKGGQGRKGAGGQGSRGAGEQGSGGEREWSGQVPPEPEGPPDDFGPPTRGAISVGGSTIATRRLRHSPQLEANFLRQCLEHPGALSAVNYLLSRHKLPEVSAGDFARAEDKALLTEIAQRATLPTVATIAELCDSLDSALAQRVKVLAATPPQPGTKLERLPDSLALSVLDWRLEKIREHNTIFKQLHPAGGPTDSADELTLSYLEQVRQMKRINHARDAMSATGRRRAAEGKTKN; via the coding sequence ATGACCGATTTACAGGAGATCAAAAACCGCCTCGACCTCGTCGACGTAGTTCAGGACTACGGCGTCCAACTGCGCAAATCGGGGCGCAACTACGCCGGCTTCTGCCCTTTCCACCCCAACACCAGGACCCCCGCCTTCTACATCTTCCCCGAAAGCCAGACCTGGCGCTGCTTCGGGGCCTGCGCCGACGGCGGCGACGTGTTCTCCTTCGTGATGAAGAAGAACGGCTGGGATTTCAAAGAGACGCTGGCCGATCTGGCCAAGCGGGCCGGGGTGGAACTGGCCGACGCGCGGCCGAAGGACGCCGCCCGCGAGGCGGCCGAAGATCGGCAAGCCGCCCTGCTCGACACGGCCGCCCTTTACTACCACCAACTGCTGCTCCACGCCCCCCAGGCCGAGGCCGCCCGCCGCTACGTGGCCGACCGCGCCCTGACCGACGAGACCGTGGCCGCCTACCGCCTCGGCTTCGCCCTCGATTCCTGGGACGCGGCCAAGACCCACTTCACCGCCCAGGGCTATAGCGAGGCCGAACTACTGGCCGCCGGGCTGCTGACCGAGCACGAGGAGCGCCACACCCGCTACGACCGTTTCCGCGGCCGGCTGATGATCCCCATCCGCGATCTCGACGGCCGCGTCGTCGGCTTCGGCGCGCGCACGCTCGACCCCGACGGCGTGCCCAAATACCTCAACAGCCCCCAGACCGCGCTCTTCGACAAGGGCCACCTCATCTTCGGCCTGGACATGGCCAAACGCCACATCCGCGACAAGCACGAGGTGGTGCTGGTGGAGGGCTATCTGGACGTGATGACCGCCTGGCAGCACGGCTTCCGCAACGTCGTGGCCCAGATGGGCACCAGCCTGACCGAAGCCCAGTTGCGCCTGCTGCAAAAGCAGAGCAAGCGCTTCGTGCTGGCCCTCGACCCCGACGCCGCCGGGGCCAAGGCCACGTTGCGTAGCCTGCAACTGGCCCGCGAAACCCTCGACCGCGACCTCGACGTGCGCTTCAATGCCCGCGGCCTGGTGCAACTGGAGGGGCGGCTGAAGGCCGACATCCGCATCGTCACCCTGCCGGAAGGGCAAGACCCCGACAAGCTGATCCGCACCGACCCGGCGGCCTGGCCGCGGCTGCTGGCTGAGGCCCGGCCGGTGGTCGATTACGTCATCGGCGTGGTGGCCGCCGAGCTGGCCCCGGGCGATGCCAAAGGCAAATCGGCCGCCGCGGCCCAGGTGCTGCCGCTCATCAACGACATCGCCGACCCGGTGGAGCGCGACCACTACCTGAACAAGCTGGGCAAGACGCTGGGCATCGAGGTGGCCGCGCTGCGGCAGGCGGCGGAGCGGCAGAGGAAGGATCGGCCGCCGGGTAGGGGGAAAGGGGGGCAGGGGCGAAAGGGAGCAGGGGGGCAGGGGAGCAGGGGGGCAGGGGAGCAGGGGAGCGGGGGAGAAAGAGAGTGGAGCGGTCAGGTTCCGCCGGAGCCGGAAGGGCCGCCGGATGATTTTGGGCCGCCGACGCGAGGCGCGATCAGCGTCGGCGGCAGCACCATCGCCACCCGCCGCCTGCGCCATTCGCCGCAACTGGAGGCCAACTTCCTGCGCCAATGCCTGGAGCATCCCGGCGCGCTGTCGGCCGTCAACTACCTGCTGAGCCGCCACAAGCTGCCCGAAGTGTCGGCCGGTGACTTCGCCCGCGCCGAAGACAAGGCGCTGCTGACTGAAATTGCCCAGCGGGCCACGTTGCCCACTGTTGCCACGATTGCCGAATTGTGCGATAGTCTGGATTCGGCGCTGGCGCAACGGGTAAAAGTCTTGGCGGCGACGCCGCCGCAGCCGGGGACGAAGCTGGAGCGCCTGCCCGACTCCCTGGCCCTGTCCGTGCTCGATTGGCGTCTGGAAAAAATCAGAGAGCATAATACGATCTTCAAGCAATTGCATCCTGCCGGCGGTCCGACCGATTCGGCCGATGAGTTGACTCTGTCCTATTTGGAGCAGGTGCGGCAGATGAAGCGTATCAATCATGCCCGCGACGCGATGTCGGCCACCGGCCGCCGCCGCGCCGCCGAGGGAAAAACCAAGAATTAA
- a CDS encoding DUF6922 domain-containing protein — protein sequence MVTTIPSLSQADLPTDMAWLFPEYAFLTIGVQSHQGVIIERVLERGSWEQVRWLFTTYGETAVAQWVGKHGFRLLSKRSFALWRLVLDIETFEAPDWAVAAKKLPESW from the coding sequence ATGGTAACGACAATACCAAGCTTAAGCCAAGCTGACCTGCCAACCGACATGGCCTGGTTATTTCCTGAATACGCCTTTCTAACAATTGGCGTTCAGTCGCACCAGGGCGTCATCATCGAACGGGTATTGGAGCGCGGCAGTTGGGAGCAGGTCAGGTGGCTATTCACGACTTACGGAGAAACGGCCGTGGCGCAATGGGTTGGCAAACACGGTTTTCGTCTCCTTTCTAAGCGTTCCTTTGCGCTGTGGCGATTGGTTTTGGATATCGAAACCTTTGAAGCGCCAGATTGGGCCGTTGCTGCCAAGAAGTTACCGGAATCATGGTGA
- a CDS encoding nucleotidyl transferase AbiEii/AbiGii toxin family protein, with the protein MVKFYDAAITSSCREALAFLRQQSFIHGFYLAGGTALALQIGHRLSTDLDWFSAQRTLLASERENISRSLGVGDQSQIVSEQDGMLYARLSGTDVSFIFQQHPLLHETVTYQGVALASPTDIGLMKLAAINSRGARRDFVDIYCMRSIISLEDLLALAPQKYANRPDFLSISVRALAYFEDAEQQPMPQMYIPTRWEDVKAYFQSAARNLARGLSGLK; encoded by the coding sequence ATGGTGAAGTTTTACGATGCGGCTATTACTTCATCGTGCCGAGAAGCGCTGGCCTTTCTACGCCAACAGTCGTTTATTCATGGATTCTATTTAGCCGGCGGCACAGCTCTGGCTCTGCAAATCGGTCACCGCCTTTCAACAGACTTGGATTGGTTCAGCGCCCAACGAACATTATTAGCTTCCGAGCGGGAAAACATCTCTCGATCCTTGGGGGTTGGTGACCAATCGCAAATCGTCTCGGAACAAGATGGGATGCTCTATGCGCGATTGTCGGGCACAGACGTCAGTTTCATCTTTCAACAACACCCCCTACTCCACGAAACGGTAACCTATCAGGGTGTCGCTCTAGCTTCGCCGACGGACATCGGCTTGATGAAGCTTGCGGCCATCAACTCGCGTGGTGCGCGCCGAGACTTCGTAGACATCTACTGTATGCGGAGCATCATCTCCCTGGAAGACCTCTTGGCCTTAGCCCCTCAGAAATACGCGAACCGGCCAGACTTTTTGTCTATTTCTGTACGGGCACTGGCTTATTTTGAGGACGCAGAACAACAACCGATGCCACAGATGTACATCCCAACCCGGTGGGAAGACGTCAAAGCGTATTTTCAATCAGCGGCGCGTAATCTGGCACGCGGGTTATCTGGATTAAAATAA
- a CDS encoding AbrB/MazE/SpoVT family DNA-binding domain-containing protein → MNIPTKITELTEVKTSAVSTRRHLGYNFFVADWWETTMTGKESHKITGTIRITSGNRITLPRSVMQHLQLRPGMQVEIELGDDGSFIICPVEPEAMPASQEQDISRRNSGSS, encoded by the coding sequence ATGAATATACCAACCAAAATAACGGAGTTGACCGAGGTTAAAACATCGGCTGTTTCAACTCGCCGTCATCTGGGCTATAATTTCTTTGTTGCTGATTGGTGGGAGACAACGATGACAGGCAAGGAATCTCATAAAATAACCGGCACCATCAGGATTACCAGCGGAAACCGGATCACCCTGCCCCGGAGTGTAATGCAGCATCTTCAGTTGCGACCCGGAATGCAGGTAGAGATTGAACTGGGCGATGACGGCTCGTTCATCATATGCCCGGTTGAACCGGAGGCGATGCCGGCGAGTCAAGAGCAGGATATATCGCGCCGGAATTCTGGCTCAAGTTGA
- a CDS encoding NADH-quinone oxidoreductase subunit A has translation MDQTLIDFLPIAVLLGIALFFALLLPILSLSLGPKKMGARALAPYESGMTAIGEAQRRLPVKFYRIAVLFILFDVDIILLVPWAVTFRNLGYFGLWAMLIFMVMFVVGDLWVWKKGVLEWE, from the coding sequence ATGGATCAAACGCTAATAGACTTTCTCCCAATCGCCGTCCTGCTGGGCATTGCCCTTTTCTTTGCCCTGCTGTTGCCCATCCTGTCGCTCAGCCTGGGGCCGAAGAAGATGGGCGCGCGCGCCCTGGCCCCCTACGAATCGGGCATGACGGCCATCGGCGAGGCGCAACGCCGCCTGCCGGTGAAGTTCTACCGCATCGCCGTGCTGTTCATCCTCTTTGACGTGGACATCATCCTACTCGTCCCCTGGGCGGTCACCTTCCGCAACCTGGGCTACTTCGGGCTGTGGGCCATGCTCATCTTCATGGTCATGTTCGTCGTCGGCGATCTCTGGGTGTGGAAGAAAGGAGTGTTGGAATGGGAATAG
- a CDS encoding NADH-quinone oxidoreductase subunit B, whose product MGIEQKLGNMGVVTYRLEDLVNWGRTNAMWPILFGLACCAIEMMSSQAAHYDASRFGMELNRPSPRQSDLMIVAGRVSRKMAPVVRRLYDQMPYPKWVIAMGDCASCGGVFNNYAIVQGVDEIIPVDVYVAGCPPRPEALLDGIMTLHEKIRNEKLADWA is encoded by the coding sequence ATGGGAATAGAGCAAAAATTGGGCAATATGGGTGTCGTCACCTACCGGCTGGAAGATCTGGTCAACTGGGGGCGCACCAACGCCATGTGGCCGATCCTGTTCGGGCTGGCCTGCTGCGCCATCGAGATGATGTCGTCCCAGGCGGCCCACTACGACGCCTCGCGCTTCGGCATGGAGCTAAATCGGCCCTCGCCGCGCCAGTCGGACCTGATGATCGTCGCCGGGCGCGTCTCGCGCAAGATGGCTCCGGTGGTGCGACGCCTCTATGACCAGATGCCCTACCCCAAGTGGGTCATCGCCATGGGCGATTGCGCCTCGTGTGGCGGCGTGTTCAATAATTATGCCATCGTGCAGGGCGTCGATGAGATCATCCCCGTCGATGTCTACGTGGCCGGCTGCCCGCCGCGCCCCGAGGCGCTGCTGGACGGCATTATGACCCTGCACGAGAAGATTCGTAACGAAAAGCTGGCCGATTGGGCGTAG
- a CDS encoding NADH-quinone oxidoreductase subunit C: MTRNDLVVDKLRAALGAAVEEISDFRDERTIFVPKNKLIETCRLLRDDPALRYNFLSDIVADDYLPDFPRFVVSYHLLSMPNKHRLRLRVWVDDPDDGPPTLADVWPIATWLEMEVYDLMGVRFAGNGSLRRLFLPEDWQGHPLRKDYPLGYEEVQFSFNWQEIDAKKPYAKQ, translated from the coding sequence ATGACACGGAACGACCTTGTAGTAGACAAGTTGCGGGCGGCCCTGGGGGCGGCCGTCGAGGAAATCAGTGATTTCCGCGACGAGCGCACGATCTTCGTGCCCAAGAACAAGCTCATCGAGACCTGCCGCCTGCTGCGCGACGATCCGGCGCTGCGCTACAACTTCCTGTCCGACATCGTGGCCGACGACTATCTGCCCGATTTCCCGCGCTTCGTCGTCAGCTATCACCTACTGTCCATGCCCAACAAGCACCGGCTGCGGCTGCGCGTCTGGGTCGATGATCCCGACGACGGCCCGCCGACCCTGGCCGACGTGTGGCCCATCGCCACCTGGCTGGAGATGGAAGTGTATGACCTGATGGGCGTGCGCTTCGCCGGCAACGGCAGCCTGCGCCGTCTCTTCCTGCCCGAAGATTGGCAAGGCCACCCGCTGCGCAAGGATTACCCTCTCGGCTATGAAGAGGTGCAGTTTTCCTTCAACTGGCAGGAGATCGACGCGAAGAAACCGTATGCGAAGCAGTGA
- the nuoD gene encoding NADH dehydrogenase (quinone) subunit D → MEIADAEEHMLLSMGPQHPSTHGVLRLLVELDGETVVNMAPDIGFLHTGIEKNMESKTFTKALVMTDRMDYLSPMTNNMVYIMAVEKLLGIEITPRAQTIRLILAELSRLSSHLVWLGTHALDLAAMSVFLYCFREREYILDIYEMVAGQRMMVSYFRPGGLWRDVPDEFEPAVRKLLDFMPAKIADYEALLDKNPIFLARTKDVGAISGEQAIAWGLSGPSMRGSGVDWDNRRDMPYGGYEAYEFDVPVEQEGDVYARYRCRMREMRECLRLLRQGLDRLKPGPVNIDNHKIVPPPRADLGRSMEAVIHHFKLWTEGFSAPVGYVYQVIESPRGEIGCYLRGNGGNKPARVHFRGPSYVNLASLPLMSKNRFIADVVSIIGSIDIVLGEIDR, encoded by the coding sequence ATGGAGATCGCCGACGCCGAAGAGCACATGCTGCTGAGCATGGGGCCGCAACATCCCAGCACCCACGGCGTGCTGCGCCTGCTGGTGGAACTGGACGGCGAGACGGTCGTCAACATGGCCCCCGACATCGGCTTCCTCCACACCGGCATCGAGAAGAACATGGAGTCCAAGACCTTCACCAAGGCGTTGGTGATGACCGACCGGATGGACTACCTGTCGCCGATGACCAACAACATGGTCTACATCATGGCCGTCGAGAAGCTGCTGGGCATCGAAATCACCCCGCGGGCACAGACCATTCGCCTGATATTGGCCGAGTTGTCGCGCCTGAGCAGTCATCTGGTGTGGCTGGGAACCCATGCCCTCGATCTGGCGGCTATGTCGGTCTTCCTCTATTGCTTCCGCGAGCGCGAATACATCCTCGACATTTACGAGATGGTCGCCGGGCAGCGCATGATGGTCAGCTATTTCCGGCCGGGCGGCCTGTGGCGCGACGTGCCCGATGAGTTCGAGCCGGCGGTGCGCAAGCTGCTGGACTTCATGCCGGCCAAGATCGCCGATTACGAGGCGTTACTCGATAAAAACCCGATTTTCCTGGCGCGCACCAAGGACGTGGGCGCCATCTCCGGCGAGCAAGCCATCGCCTGGGGCCTTAGCGGGCCGAGTATGCGCGGCTCCGGCGTCGATTGGGACAACCGCCGCGACATGCCCTATGGCGGCTACGAAGCCTATGAGTTCGACGTGCCGGTGGAGCAGGAGGGCGACGTCTACGCCCGCTACCGCTGCCGGATGCGCGAGATGCGCGAATGTCTGCGCCTGCTCCGCCAGGGCCTCGACCGGCTGAAGCCCGGCCCGGTCAACATCGACAATCACAAGATCGTGCCGCCGCCGCGGGCCGACCTCGGCCGCAGCATGGAGGCCGTCATCCACCACTTCAAGCTGTGGACGGAGGGCTTCAGCGCCCCCGTCGGCTACGTCTATCAGGTCATCGAATCGCCACGGGGCGAGATCGGCTGCTATTTGCGCGGCAACGGCGGCAACAAGCCGGCCCGCGTCCATTTTCGCGGCCCGTCCTACGTCAACCTGGCGTCGCTGCCGCTGATGTCGAAAAATCGCTTCATCGCCGACGTGGTGTCGATCATCGGTTCGATCGACATTGTCTTGGGTGAAATTGATAGATAG
- a CDS encoding NADH-quinone oxidoreductase subunit NuoE family protein — translation MLREKYANEIDALLTRFPQRKSAVLHLMHLAQNEYGYMSDEAMREVADILDLDPTHVLSLAGFYSLFYEEPTGKYVLEICNDLACALRGADEFVDMASRKLDIPVEGTTNDGLFTLKSVMCLGACDRAPMLQCNLKFYENLDEAKFVGLIAELRAKAAGDSEPSVVERIIGYTIEDQTNAKTQSR, via the coding sequence GTGCTAAGAGAAAAATACGCCAACGAAATCGACGCCTTGCTGACCCGTTTCCCGCAACGGAAATCGGCCGTGCTGCATCTGATGCACCTGGCCCAGAACGAATACGGCTACATGAGCGACGAGGCCATGCGCGAAGTGGCCGATATTCTCGATCTGGACCCGACCCACGTGCTGTCGCTGGCCGGCTTCTATTCGCTCTTCTACGAGGAGCCGACCGGCAAATACGTGCTGGAAATCTGCAACGACCTGGCCTGCGCCCTGCGCGGGGCGGATGAGTTCGTAGACATGGCCTCGCGCAAGCTCGACATTCCGGTGGAGGGCACGACCAACGACGGCCTGTTCACGCTCAAGAGTGTCATGTGCCTGGGGGCCTGCGACCGCGCGCCGATGCTGCAATGCAACCTGAAGTTCTACGAGAACCTGGACGAAGCCAAATTTGTGGGGCTGATCGCTGAGCTACGGGCCAAGGCCGCCGGCGACAGCGAACCGTCCGTTGTCGAACGCATTATCGGCTATACCATAGAGGATCAGACCAACGCCAAGACGCAAAGCCGCTAA
- the nuoF gene encoding NADH-quinone oxidoreductase subunit NuoF: MAYVLLRNRDIPDLHKLDVYRDNGGYQGLKNALAMTPAEVIDVMKASNLRGRGGAGFPTGAKWSFIPKNAPETYVLINTDESETGTFKDRELIERNPHQVIEGALIASYAVNSRLVFNYMRGEYMDAAYAFEDALRECRAAGIIGQNIMGSNYSVEFYTHYGAGAYICGEETALIESLAGNLGQPWSKPPFPAVEGLYRKPTVVNNTETLANVPPILVNGPDWFKTMGTADSPGMKIVCVSGHVEKPGNYEVPLGTTYRQLLDIAGGMRGGKKFKAILPSGGSGPIITESALDAACSYEGLTPFRSVMGSASVIVMDETTDMVWAALKMIHFFRHESCGKCTPCREGTFWLEKVLHRVYHGHGTEGDIKLLESIANNMTGKCLCALGEFATSPVLSSIAHFLPEYKAKVAAGAKKVAVAAD; this comes from the coding sequence ATGGCATACGTACTGCTGCGAAACCGCGACATACCCGACCTCCACAAGCTGGACGTCTACCGCGACAACGGCGGCTATCAGGGGTTGAAGAATGCGCTGGCGATGACGCCGGCCGAGGTGATCGACGTGATGAAGGCGTCGAACCTGCGCGGCCGCGGCGGCGCGGGCTTCCCCACCGGGGCCAAGTGGAGCTTCATCCCCAAGAACGCGCCGGAGACCTACGTGCTGATCAACACCGACGAGTCGGAGACGGGCACGTTCAAGGATCGCGAGCTGATCGAGCGCAACCCGCATCAGGTCATCGAGGGGGCGCTCATCGCCTCCTATGCCGTCAATTCCAGGCTGGTCTTCAACTACATGCGCGGCGAGTACATGGATGCGGCCTACGCGTTCGAGGATGCGCTGCGCGAGTGCCGCGCGGCGGGCATCATCGGCCAGAATATTATGGGCAGCAACTACTCGGTGGAGTTCTATACCCACTACGGCGCGGGGGCCTACATCTGCGGCGAAGAGACGGCGCTGATCGAGTCATTGGCCGGGAATCTGGGCCAGCCGTGGTCGAAGCCGCCCTTCCCGGCCGTCGAGGGCCTCTATCGCAAGCCGACCGTGGTCAACAACACCGAGACGCTGGCCAACGTGCCGCCCATCCTGGTCAATGGGCCGGACTGGTTCAAGACGATGGGCACGGCCGACAGCCCGGGCATGAAGATCGTCTGCGTCAGCGGCCACGTGGAAAAGCCGGGCAATTACGAAGTGCCTTTGGGCACGACCTACCGCCAATTGCTCGACATCGCCGGCGGTATGCGCGGCGGTAAGAAGTTCAAGGCCATCCTGCCCAGCGGCGGCTCCGGCCCGATTATCACCGAGAGCGCGCTCGACGCGGCCTGTAGCTATGAGGGGTTGACGCCGTTCCGCTCGGTCATGGGGTCGGCCTCGGTCATCGTCATGGACGAGACGACCGACATGGTCTGGGCGGCGCTGAAGATGATCCACTTCTTCCGCCATGAGTCGTGCGGCAAGTGTACGCCCTGCCGCGAGGGTACATTCTGGCTGGAGAAGGTGCTCCACCGCGTCTACCACGGCCACGGCACCGAGGGGGACATCAAACTGCTGGAGAGCATCGCCAACAACATGACCGGCAAGTGCCTGTGCGCCCTGGGCGAGTTCGCCACCAGCCCGGTGCTGTCTTCCATCGCCCACTTCCTGCCGGAGTATAAAGCGAAGGTGGCGGCGGGGGCGAAGAAGGTGGCGGTAGCGGCCGATTAG
- a CDS encoding Uma2 family endonuclease: protein MVTRAATPTIIERRWTAAEYLRLPEGPPYYELEDGELIEMVRPRGTHQKIIGRLFALLDEFIERGKIGGVWPEVAVQLSPTRIYIPDLSFLLTENLNRFEEDVLIQGPPDLVVEVISPSTASRDRSHKLRTYRAAGVPWYWLVESDTLLITEYRHTPDGYLVNQTAAATDEFAPALFPGLAFRMADLLGPTGAVEEVQE from the coding sequence ATGGTAACGCGAGCGGCAACACCAACCATCATCGAGCGGCGCTGGACGGCGGCGGAGTATTTGCGGTTGCCCGAAGGGCCGCCTTATTATGAATTGGAAGACGGGGAGCTTATTGAGATGGTTCGACCGCGCGGAACACATCAAAAAATCATCGGCCGGCTGTTCGCGCTATTGGATGAATTCATCGAACGTGGCAAGATTGGTGGAGTGTGGCCGGAAGTGGCCGTTCAGTTATCTCCCACACGCATCTACATACCCGATTTGAGTTTTCTATTAACGGAAAACCTGAACCGCTTTGAAGAGGACGTCCTTATCCAGGGGCCGCCAGACCTGGTGGTGGAAGTTATTTCCCCATCGACAGCATCCCGCGACCGCTCACACAAGCTGCGTACCTATCGCGCGGCGGGTGTGCCCTGGTACTGGCTGGTGGAGAGCGACACGCTGCTGATTACCGAGTATCGCCACACGCCCGACGGCTATCTGGTGAACCAGACGGCGGCGGCAACCGATGAATTCGCGCCGGCATTATTCCCCGGCCTGGCATTTCGCATGGCCGATTTGCTGGGGCCGACCGGCGCGGTGGAAGAAGTGCAAGAGTGA